The Legionella jordanis genomic sequence ATCCGTTAATAAGTCGCTCACGACCATCTCCTTTGAGCCAGGCTCATTGATGCTTATGTCTATAGACCATTAGGACAAGAGATTATAAAGTTTATCACATGCGAAATACGCCAAAATGAGTAGGTTCAATTGGGGCATTTAATGCAGCAGACAAACTCAATCCCAGGATTTTACGACTGTCTTCTGGGGCGATGACACCATCGTCCCACAATCTGGCACTCGCATAATAAGGGTTCCCTTGCGTTTCGTATTGTGCCCGCAATTCAGCCTTAAACGCTTCTTCTTGTTCAGCAGGCCAAGTGGTTCCCTGCTTGCTGTGCTTATCCCGATTGATTTGTGCCAACACATTAGCCGCCTGCTCACCACCCATCACTGAAATTCTTGAATTTGGCCATGACCATAAAAAGCGGGGGCCATAAGCGCGTCCACACATGGCATAGTTACCAGCTCCGAAGCTGCCGCCTACTATCATTGTGAACTTGGGAACCCGGGCATTCGCTACCGCAGTTACCATCTTTGCTCCATGTTTGGCGATGCCACTGGCCTCATACTTGCTGCCCACCATAAAGCCAGTAATATTTTGCAAGAAAAACAATGGTATTTTTCTTTGGCAACACAGTTCAATAAAATGCGCCCCTTTTAAGGCACTTTCGCTAAATAAAATGCCATTGTTGGCAATGACTCCAATGGGGTAGCCAAACAGATGGGCAAAACCACAAACCAAACTCGTCCCGTACAAGGCCTTGAATTCATCCAATTCTGAGGCATCAACAATGCGGGCAATGATTTCCCGTATATCAAAGGGTTTGCGCGGATCAACCGGAACAATGCCATTGATCTCCTTCGGATCATATAGAGGTTCACGGCTTTCGATGCGCTGTAAGTTCAATGATTTTTGACGGTTAAGATTCGCAATGGCAGTTCTTGCCAAATGCAGGGCATGCGCATCATTTTCTGCATAATAATCAGCAACCCCAGAATGGCGGCAATGCACTTCAGCGCCGCCCAGTTCTTCTGCACTAATGACTTCACCTGTGGCGGCTTTCACTAAAGGTGGACCACCTAAAAAAATAGTGGCTTGGTTGCGAACCATAATGGATTCATCAGCCATGGCAGGAACATAAGCACCGCCTGCGGTGCAAGAGCCCATGACAACGGCAATTTGTGGAATGTTGGCTGCTGATAAATTGGCCTGATTATAAAAAATACGACCGAAATGATCGCGATCGGGGAAAACCTCATCTTGCTGCGGCAAAAAAGCACCACCCGAATCCACTAAGTAGACGCAAGGCAAGTGATTGGCTGCAGCAATTTCCTGGGCACGCAAATGTTTCTTAACCGTTAAAGGATAATAAGTGCCTCCTTTAACCGTTGCATCATTGACCACAACCATGCATTCGGTTCCGGAAATTCGGCCAATGCCAGTGATTATTCCTGCTGCAGGTACATGATCTTCATAAACCTGATAAGCGGCAAGTTGCGAGAGCTCGAGAAAAGGACTGCCTGGATCTAACAGTTGTTGTAAACGCTCACGAGGTAATAATTTGCCATGGTTTAAGTGCCTCTGCCGAGCCTTTTCATCGCCACCTTGTGCTATTTTTTCAACGGTTTGTTGCAACTGATTGACTAATTCTGTCATTGCTGCCTGATTTTCTTTGAATTCATTACTGGCAGGATTTAAACGGCTGATGATTTTGGTCATGGTAAATACTCAACGAATCAAAATATTACTAAGAACAATGACCAACCAAAGACACCAGGTTAGTTCAAAAAAATAGGGCATATCATTGCCCTTAACCAGACGATAAGTTAAACCGGGAATCGCTGCAATAATCACCGGAATGCATACTAGAAGTATAATTTTTCTAATAGCCAGTCCTAAACCAGTGTGGCTAAAAATGGGAGTTAATTTCATATTGATAAAGGCATAAACCATATCAATATAAACAATGAGCATGTGAGCAAAACGGGCGAACACAACAACCAGTATACTTAAAACCAGGTAAATGAGAGCTTGTCTGAGCATGTACATCCTTCGCGCATGATTATAATTATTGTTCGCTGTATGGCGATTCGGAAATTTATCGGTTTCGCATTGTAACCTTAGTGCCAGGCACCAAGGTTACAAAAAGAGTCTGACAATTACAACATCTCAATGGCCATCGCCGTAGCTTCTCCACCGCCGATGCAAAGAGCAGCTACACCGCGGGTTTTTTGGCGTTGTTTCAGGGCATGCATTAGGGTTACTAAAATTCGTGCACCTGAAGCACCAATTGGGTGTCCTAAAGCACAAGCACCGCCATGAACATTAACCAGCTCCTCATTGAGTTCCAGCTGGTGGATGGCCGCCATGGCTACCACTGCGAATGCTTCGTTGATTTCATACAGATCAACATCGCCTGGATGCCACCCAGCTTTATTTAATACTTTGCGGATAGCATCAACCGGGGCTGTAGTAAACCATTGTGGTGCTTGAGCATGACTGGCATGGGCGACAATGCGAGCCAGAGGAGTAAGCCCACGTTTTTTTGCATTGGCTGCAGTCATCAGAATTAAACTGGCTGCACCGTCTGAAATGGAGCTTGAATTTGCGGCAGTAACAGTACCATCTGCTTTAAAAGCTGGACGAAGCTGGGGTACCTTAGACAGTTTGCTTTCATCAGGTCCTTCATCTTTGTCAACGACAATATCCCCTTTTCGACCCGGAATGGTGACTGCTGCAATTTCCTCGGCAAAGGAGTTATTTTCTTGGGCTCGTAAAGCGCGAGTCATTGAGCGGATGGCATAATCGTCCTGTTGTTTGCGATCAAAATTGAAATGGCTGGCTGTTGCTTCCGCAAAACAGCCCATCAATTGTCCCCGATCATAAGCATCCTCAAGACCATCTAAAAACATGTGATCCTTAAGTTCACCATGCCCTAAACGATAACCTGCTCGTGCTTTAGAAAGCAGATAAGGGGCATTACTCATGCTCTCCATCCCCCCTGCCAAAACCACATTGGCTGATCCTGCTTTCAATAAATCGTGGCCGAGCATGACTGCTTTCATGCCGGAGCCACACATTTTGTTTACAGTAGTTGCTCCAGCAGAGTTTGGAATGCCGGCTGCAATGGCTGCTTGCCTAGCAGGGGCTTGCCCAATACCTGCCTGTAATACACAGCCCCCAATGACTTCATCGATGTCTGAAGGTGAAAGTCCGGCTTGTTCAATGGCCGCACGATGAGCAACGGCTCCCAGCTCAGGGGCGGATAAACTCGATAAGCTGCCAAGCAAACCGCCCATAGGCGTCCTTTTCGCAGCTACAATAACAATGTCATTCTGTTCCATGATATGTTTTCCTTATGCAGTTTCATTAAAAAGTTCACGTCCGATTAGCATACGTCTGATTTCAGAGGTGCCTGCGCCAATTTCATATAATTTAGCGTCCCTGAGCAGACGACCTGTTGGATACTCATTGATGTAACCATTGCCACCCAATATTTGTATGGCTTGCAATGCCATTTGTGTGGCTTTTTCGGAGGCTTGCAAAATCACGCCAGCGGCATCTTTACGGCTAATGCCTCCCATGTCGCACGCTTTAGCCACAGCATATAGATAAGCCCTACAAGCACTTAATTCCGTATACATATCGGCTAGTTTTCCCTGGATAAATTGAAATTCGCCAATGGGCTGGTTGAACTGTTTACGTTCATGAACGTATGGAAGTACCACATCCAGACAGGCTTGCATGATTCCAACCGGACCTGCTGCAAGGACTGTCCGCTCATAATCCAATCCACTCATCAATACTTTCACGCCTTGATTGACTTCTCCCAAAACATTTTCGGCGGGAACTTCGCAATGCTCAAAGACCAATTCACAGGTATTGGAACCGCGCATTCCCAGTTTATCAAGCTTTTGCGCGCTGCGAAAACCCTTAAATCCTTTCTCAATGATAAAGGCGGTGATTCCCTTGCTGCCAGCTTGTTTATCCGTTTTTGCATACACTACTAATACATCGGCGTCCGGACCATTGGTGATCCACATTTTGGTTCCATCAAGAATATAGTTGTCGCCTTCAGCGCGGGCCTGAAGTTGCATGCTGACCACATCAGAACCCGAGTTGGATTCACTCATGGCCAAAGCACCGACGTGTTCACCACTTATTAGTTTAGGCAAATATTGTTGTTTTTGCCTCTTATCGCCATTTAAATAAATTTGATTAACGCATAAGTTGGAATGGGCCCCATAACTCAACCCGACTGAGGCTGAAGCACGGGAAATTTCTTCCATGGCGATCACATGGGCCAGATAGCCCATATTTGCCCCTCCGTATTCTTCACTCACAGTAATTCCCAATAAACCCATTGTTCCAAGTTGTTGCCAAAGATGATTGGGAAAGCTATTGTCTGCATCAATTTGAGCGGCCAAGGGGGCAATTTCCTTTTTGGCAAATTGATAGACCGTGTCTCGTAAAAGATCGTAAGTTTCACCCAGATGATATTGTAGGCTATGCATGGATTGACTTCCTGTTACTTAAGCAAATAGGCTAGACTATACCCAATCAGATTCAACTTGCAATATCAATTTGTAAGCGACTGCAAAAACAAAATAGGGAGGTATTCATGCGAAAATTAGTGTTATGGGGACATCATGCGGATGAATACCAAGAAATGTTTGCATTAGCTAAAGACAATTTTCAAGGCAGTATCCTTGAGTACTGTTGCGGTCCCAGCGCGGTAAATGCTGAGTTAAGTCAAAAGGGAACGCGTGTGGTCAGTGTAGACCCTTTGTTTAATCTCGACAAAGACACTTTATTTAGCAAGGTAGAGCTGATTTTCCACGATATGGAAAGACGCGTCCTCAAAGAGCAGGACAAGTTTGATTTCAGTCTTTATGGTACTCCAGATGCCCTCATTGAGAAAAGAAGAGGGGGGATGGGCCAATTTTTTGCAGATTATGAAAAGGGCAAGCAGGAGAAGCGCTATCTCCCCATCAATAGCCTGAGTTTGCCCTTTGACAATTTTTCCTTTGATTTTGCTTTAAGCTCACATTATTTATTTGCCGACTTAGATGATCAGGACGTTGACTATCACCTTGAAGTTATTCAGGAATTGGCAAGGGTGGCCAAAGAAGTCCGAATTTTCCCACTCATTGATCGCTACCACCAACCCTCGCCTTTCCTGGGGCCGGTTCTCCTTGGCTTGCAAGAAAAAAATTTTGGTGTCGAAGTGAAAGAAGTCAGTTATCATTTGCAGCCAAGCGGCAATGCCATGCTCAGAGTTTGGGCAAGGGAATGTGTTTTATAGACTTTTGCTGTCCAAAATATATTCTTTCCTAATTGGGACTTCGAGCTTGCTTGCTTCTGGTTACTTGTCATTTTCAGGAGTTATTTGATGTATTCCCTTGTTCGTCCGATTTTATTTCAAATGGACGCTGAGAAAGCCCATGAGTTAAGCCTGAAAGCACTAAAGTGGATACCAAAAATTTGTTTTAAGCACTCCCTGGCCCAGCCTGTTTCAGCAATGGGTCTTGATTTCCCCCATCCTGTAGGGCTTGCAGCGGGACTGGATAAAAATGGCGAATATTTAGATGCGTTGAGTAAAATTGGTTTTTCCTTTATTGAAATTGGCACAGTCACTCCGCGAGCCCAGCAGGGCAATCCAAAACCAAGATTGTTTCGTTTGCCAAAAGCCAGGGCGATTATTAATCGGATGGGATTTAATAATCAGGGTGTGGATGCGTTGATTGCAAACGTTAAGAAGGCGAAATACCAGGGCATTTTGGGAATTAACATCGGCAAAAATAAGGAAACATCTTTAACGCGAGCAGCGGAGGATTATCTTTATTGCCTAAAAAAGGTTTATGCCTTCGCGTCCTACATCACCATTAATGTGTCTTCACCGAATACCCCGGATTTGCGCTTGTTGCAGCAGGATAAATTCTTTGCTGATCTGTTAGGCCAATTATGCGATGAGCAACAACGGTTGTCTCAGGAATTTAAACGTTGGGTTCCTTTGGTTGTTAAAATTTCCCCGGATGAAAGCGATGAGACTTTGAAGCAAATTGCCGATATTGTTGTGCAAAAGAAACTGTCAGGCATTATCGCCACCAATACAACTTGTTCACGAGAAGCCGTGAGCCAATTTCCCTATGGCACAGAACAGGGTGGTTTAAGCGGTAAACCACTGAGAAGCCGTTCAACGGAATGTTTGCGGTTATTAAAAGAAAGGGTAGGCAATGAAGTCAGCCTAATCGGTGTCGGAGGCATAGACGATTACGCTTCCGCGCAAGAAAAACTTAAGGCTGGTGCCTCGTTATTGCAAGTGTACACCGGATTGATTTATGAAGGTCCGCGACTGATTCATTCTTTACTCAGCCCTTAATATCATTTTCTTTTCAATAGGTTTTAATGGACGCAGTCTGAAAAAAAAATTACAATTATGCAATTCTTTTTTGCATATTCTTATCATTCTTCAATCATAAACTGAGATAGGATTTAGCTCCTATCTTGATAAAGGGGATTTTCATGCCTAAAAATAAGGGACAACCACACGTTACCGCATACACCACTCGTTTAGAAACTACCGAAAAGCAATTGGCGAAGGTCGAAGCGCTCAGCAGGTTAGAAGAAATCTATGAAAAACATTTAAGCGAAATCAATAAGCTTAAAATCCGTTGGCCAAATAACTTCGAACTTCCAGCCGATGTAAAAAAACGTGATGCGAACATCAGCACTCTGGTTCAAGCATTAAGAGTGAAATTTCAAACCGGAATGCAGCTCCAGGTGATAAGCAATTTACAGGAACTGGAAGCATTATCTTCCACTTGCATGCAAGAAATGTTAAAAATAAAAAATAATTGTGATTGGCTATTCAGTAAGCAAATTTTTAATGTCGAAGAAGAAATTAAAGCTCAATTAGAGGAAAAACGAGCAGATTTATCTGCAGCAACAAAACTCTCAGAACCTGAAGTTACTGTCAGCTCACCAGTTGCTATTCCTTCACAAGGCCTAGACAGTGTTCCTCACTTAAGCCAACAACCAAGTGCAATGTCTAAAGACGACAAAAATGAAACTCAGGTCTTGGTAACCGGCTCTTCCCTTTTTGGCGAGGAGTTATCCCAAACATTGGTGAAGCCAAATAATATGGCTCATGTTCGGGAAATGCAGTTAACCAAGGTTATTAGGCAACTTGAGCAACTGCAGCTAAAGATTGAACAATTAAATGACGATAAATACGGGGATGCAGCGAAGGCCTTACAATTTATACACACAGGAATTTCAACCGTCAACCAGCAGTTCATTGATGGAAACTTGACGAGGGAAGCTTATAGACAAGCCTGCGAACGTGTGTTTAAACAAGCGGACGTGGATGAGCTGCAAACGTTTCGTTATCTAAAAACGAAAAAAATTGCTGAAGTCCTCGTTAATCTGATTGCGTTAGTTGCTACCGCGTTTGTCGGTTATGGAGTTGCAGCCTGCGCCTTGAAGAGATACTCAGTATTTCAGTTCAACACAGATTCCACCAATCGAGTTAATAAGTTGCAGAGCGAGGTTGCGTGCGCTGCTTCCCCAGCCGCTTAAGGCGGTATTCTCCTTTTGTTATCCTGTGCAATGGGGATCTTAGGCCAACTGCTCACAGTTGGCCTCTTGCTCATTTCGGAGTACAATTGGCCTCCCGATAATCAATCCAACCCACCGCTTTGAATGAAAACAAAATTCCATGGCAAAACAGGGCCTCTTTACCGACGATTGCTGTCTTATACTAAGCCGTTTTGGCCTATTTTATTGCTGGGAATAGCAGCTAACATCTTATATTCCGCCATTGATGCGAGCTTTACCTATCTGATGCGCCCCTTTTTGGACAAAAGCTTCATCAACATTGATATGGAATTTGTAAAAAAAATACCCATTATTGTGTTATTGGGAATTACCATTCGAGGTTTGGTCAGCTCCGCTGGCAGTTATTGCATGACCTGGGTGGCTCGCTCGGTGGTGAAAATGCTCCGCCAAAAAGTATTTGCCCACATCATCTGCCTCCCCGCTGATTATTACGATGAAGCGACCTCTGGGCAATTACTCTCTAAAATACTCTACGATGTGGAGCAAGTAGCTCAAGTGAGTGCGGATGCCTTAACTGATTTTGTGCAAAACACATGCTTGGTTATTGGTTTGCTCATGGTCATGATGGTCATCAGTTGGCAATTGTCTTTAATGTTTTTATTGACCATCCCTTTTGTCGGGCTAATCGTTAATTACACCAATAAACGCGTGCGTCGAATTAGCCATAAGGTGCAGAAAACCATGGGGGAGGTAACCGAGATTGCTGGTGAAGCGATTGAAGGTTATCAGGTGGTCCGCATTTTTGGCGGTACAGATTATGAGATTAATAAGTTTAATCAAGCCACAGAAGCTTCACGGCGCAATGATATGAAAGTGGCGATTAGTAAGGCCATCAATGTTTCAGGCGTGCAATTTGTGATTGCGATTGGCATTGCGGTTATTATTTTTTCTGCCATTCAATTGGCCACCGTGATCACCATTACTGCCGGCTCTTTTCTCGCCATCATCGCAGCTATGCTTCAACTGATTAAGCCCATGAAAACCCTAACCACATTAAATGCAACCATTCAGCGAGGTTTGGCAGGAGCGGAAAGCATTTTCTCCTTATTGGACAAACCCATTGAAGTCAGCGCAGGTAAAAATTTACCCGCAAGAATTAGGGGGGCCATTGATTTTGAACAGGTAAGCTATGCCTATCGCCAGGGGCAAACGGTATTGCATAACGTGAGTTTTCACATCGCTCCCGGTGAAACGGTGGCTTTGGTTGGCCATTCCGGTAGTGGCAAGACGACTATTGCCAGTTTGCTGCCACGGTTTTATGAGGTCCAGCAAGGCTGCATTCGCTTAGACGGTGAATCCATCGCCGATATTTCATTAAGCAGTCTTCGTTCAAAAATTGCTTTAGTGAGCCAACATGTCACGCTGTTTAATGACAGCTTAGCCAACAACATTGCTTATGGTTGTTTCGATGCCTCGCGTGAGAAAATCATAGAAGCCGCTCGCATGGCGTTTGCGGATGAGTTCATTCGCTGTCTGCCACAAGGTTACGATACCAAAATTGGTGAAAATGGTGTGTTGCTGTCCGGCGGTCAAAGACAGCGTTTAGCGATTGCCAGAGCCATTTTGAAAGATGCCCCCATTTTAATTCTTGATGAGGCCACTTCGGCTTTGGATAATGAGTCAGAGCGTTACATCCAGGCCGCTTTAGAGCAAGTCATGCAAAACCGCACCACCATCGTGATTGCCCATCGGTTATCAACCATCAAGC encodes the following:
- a CDS encoding carboxyl transferase domain-containing protein; the encoded protein is MTKIISRLNPASNEFKENQAAMTELVNQLQQTVEKIAQGGDEKARQRHLNHGKLLPRERLQQLLDPGSPFLELSQLAAYQVYEDHVPAAGIITGIGRISGTECMVVVNDATVKGGTYYPLTVKKHLRAQEIAAANHLPCVYLVDSGGAFLPQQDEVFPDRDHFGRIFYNQANLSAANIPQIAVVMGSCTAGGAYVPAMADESIMVRNQATIFLGGPPLVKAATGEVISAEELGGAEVHCRHSGVADYYAENDAHALHLARTAIANLNRQKSLNLQRIESREPLYDPKEINGIVPVDPRKPFDIREIIARIVDASELDEFKALYGTSLVCGFAHLFGYPIGVIANNGILFSESALKGAHFIELCCQRKIPLFFLQNITGFMVGSKYEASGIAKHGAKMVTAVANARVPKFTMIVGGSFGAGNYAMCGRAYGPRFLWSWPNSRISVMGGEQAANVLAQINRDKHSKQGTTWPAEQEEAFKAELRAQYETQGNPYYASARLWDDGVIAPEDSRKILGLSLSAALNAPIEPTHFGVFRM
- a CDS encoding acetyl-CoA C-acyltransferase gives rise to the protein MEQNDIVIVAAKRTPMGGLLGSLSSLSAPELGAVAHRAAIEQAGLSPSDIDEVIGGCVLQAGIGQAPARQAAIAAGIPNSAGATTVNKMCGSGMKAVMLGHDLLKAGSANVVLAGGMESMSNAPYLLSKARAGYRLGHGELKDHMFLDGLEDAYDRGQLMGCFAEATASHFNFDRKQQDDYAIRSMTRALRAQENNSFAEEIAAVTIPGRKGDIVVDKDEGPDESKLSKVPQLRPAFKADGTVTAANSSSISDGAASLILMTAANAKKRGLTPLARIVAHASHAQAPQWFTTAPVDAIRKVLNKAGWHPGDVDLYEINEAFAVVAMAAIHQLELNEELVNVHGGACALGHPIGASGARILVTLMHALKQRQKTRGVAALCIGGGEATAMAIEML
- a CDS encoding isovaleryl-CoA dehydrogenase, with the translated sequence MHSLQYHLGETYDLLRDTVYQFAKKEIAPLAAQIDADNSFPNHLWQQLGTMGLLGITVSEEYGGANMGYLAHVIAMEEISRASASVGLSYGAHSNLCVNQIYLNGDKRQKQQYLPKLISGEHVGALAMSESNSGSDVVSMQLQARAEGDNYILDGTKMWITNGPDADVLVVYAKTDKQAGSKGITAFIIEKGFKGFRSAQKLDKLGMRGSNTCELVFEHCEVPAENVLGEVNQGVKVLMSGLDYERTVLAAGPVGIMQACLDVVLPYVHERKQFNQPIGEFQFIQGKLADMYTELSACRAYLYAVAKACDMGGISRKDAAGVILQASEKATQMALQAIQILGGNGYINEYPTGRLLRDAKLYEIGAGTSEIRRMLIGRELFNETA
- a CDS encoding quinone-dependent dihydroorotate dehydrogenase, whose translation is MYSLVRPILFQMDAEKAHELSLKALKWIPKICFKHSLAQPVSAMGLDFPHPVGLAAGLDKNGEYLDALSKIGFSFIEIGTVTPRAQQGNPKPRLFRLPKARAIINRMGFNNQGVDALIANVKKAKYQGILGINIGKNKETSLTRAAEDYLYCLKKVYAFASYITINVSSPNTPDLRLLQQDKFFADLLGQLCDEQQRLSQEFKRWVPLVVKISPDESDETLKQIADIVVQKKLSGIIATNTTCSREAVSQFPYGTEQGGLSGKPLRSRSTECLRLLKERVGNEVSLIGVGGIDDYASAQEKLKAGASLLQVYTGLIYEGPRLIHSLLSP
- the msbA gene encoding lipid A export permease/ATP-binding protein MsbA; protein product: MKTKFHGKTGPLYRRLLSYTKPFWPILLLGIAANILYSAIDASFTYLMRPFLDKSFINIDMEFVKKIPIIVLLGITIRGLVSSAGSYCMTWVARSVVKMLRQKVFAHIICLPADYYDEATSGQLLSKILYDVEQVAQVSADALTDFVQNTCLVIGLLMVMMVISWQLSLMFLLTIPFVGLIVNYTNKRVRRISHKVQKTMGEVTEIAGEAIEGYQVVRIFGGTDYEINKFNQATEASRRNDMKVAISKAINVSGVQFVIAIGIAVIIFSAIQLATVITITAGSFLAIIAAMLQLIKPMKTLTTLNATIQRGLAGAESIFSLLDKPIEVSAGKNLPARIRGAIDFEQVSYAYRQGQTVLHNVSFHIAPGETVALVGHSGSGKTTIASLLPRFYEVQQGCIRLDGESIADISLSSLRSKIALVSQHVTLFNDSLANNIAYGCFDASREKIIEAARMAFADEFIRCLPQGYDTKIGENGVLLSGGQRQRLAIARAILKDAPILILDEATSALDNESERYIQAALEQVMQNRTTIVIAHRLSTIKRANKIIVMSKGRVVEQGTHQDLLALDGYYAQLYKAQKTGVEMEAEPILL